One Synechococcus sp. JA-2-3B'a(2-13) genomic window carries:
- the lysA gene encoding diaminopimelate decarboxylase, translated as MISTLGTPTHPEQTLSPNQSLRPLTSRINSRGHLEIGGCDVVELVRQFGSPLYILDEWTLRRACQLYRDTWARCYAGGSRVLYATKAWNCLAICALALQEGLGLDVASGGELYTALQAGAKGEDLYLHGNAKSLDELNLALETGCTLVVDSLYELQQVSALTTPARPARLLLRVNPGIDVHTHEYIRTGQTDSKFGIGQWQLPEVFDFLAAHPQLQCVGLHAHIGSQIFDLQGHRDLAGVLAQIWRQGLGRGLPLQELNVGGGLGIRYIESDDPPSIPEWVETVATAVQQAFAQSGIPLPKVLCEPGRSVIGPAAVTAYTLGGQKRIPPSDDLPQGRTYITIDGGMSDNPRPITYQARYTALLANRPEAEATQRVTVAGKHCESGDVLLKDVLLPAPMAGEVLVVLATGAYNYSMASNYNRFPRPAAVLVNEGEAQLIVRRETYADLIRQDVLPERLLR; from the coding sequence ATGATTTCGACCCTCGGCACTCCCACCCATCCAGAGCAGACCCTTTCCCCCAACCAGTCTTTGCGCCCCTTGACCAGCCGTATCAACAGCCGGGGGCACTTGGAAATTGGGGGGTGCGACGTGGTGGAGCTGGTGCGCCAGTTTGGATCCCCTCTCTACATCCTGGACGAATGGACGCTGCGCCGCGCCTGCCAGCTTTACCGTGACACCTGGGCCCGCTGCTACGCCGGGGGATCCCGGGTTTTGTACGCCACGAAAGCCTGGAATTGCCTGGCCATCTGTGCATTGGCGCTGCAAGAAGGGCTGGGGTTGGATGTGGCTTCTGGCGGGGAGCTGTACACGGCCCTGCAGGCGGGGGCCAAAGGTGAAGATCTCTATCTGCACGGCAACGCCAAGTCTCTCGACGAGCTGAACTTGGCCCTGGAGACGGGCTGTACTTTGGTGGTCGATAGCCTGTACGAACTGCAGCAGGTGTCGGCCCTGACCACGCCCGCACGGCCAGCGCGGCTGCTCCTGCGGGTTAACCCTGGTATTGACGTCCACACCCACGAGTACATCCGCACCGGACAAACCGACAGCAAATTCGGCATCGGCCAATGGCAACTGCCGGAAGTGTTTGACTTTTTGGCAGCCCATCCCCAACTGCAGTGCGTTGGGCTCCATGCCCACATTGGGTCACAGATTTTTGATCTACAGGGCCACCGCGACCTGGCGGGGGTGCTGGCCCAGATCTGGCGGCAAGGGCTGGGCAGAGGGTTGCCCCTACAAGAGCTGAATGTGGGTGGGGGCCTGGGGATCCGCTATATCGAATCCGATGATCCCCCCTCCATCCCGGAGTGGGTGGAAACTGTGGCAACGGCGGTGCAACAAGCCTTTGCCCAGTCCGGGATCCCTTTGCCCAAGGTGCTCTGCGAGCCCGGACGATCTGTGATTGGGCCGGCTGCCGTGACCGCCTACACCCTGGGAGGGCAAAAGCGGATCCCTCCCAGCGATGACCTGCCCCAAGGACGCACCTACATCACCATCGACGGTGGTATGTCCGACAACCCCCGCCCGATCACCTATCAAGCCCGCTATACCGCCCTTCTGGCCAACCGACCAGAGGCAGAGGCCACGCAGCGGGTAACGGTGGCCGGCAAGCACTGCGAGTCGGGGGATGTGCTGTTGAAGGATGTGCTTCTGCCCGCCCCAATGGCAGGAGAAGTGTTGGTGGTTTTGGCGACGGGGGCCTACAACTACAGCATGGCTTCCAATTACAATCGCTTCCCTCGGCCAGCCGCGGTGCTGGTCAACGAGGGAGAGGCCCAGTTGATTGTGCGGCGAGAAACTTATGCCGACTTAATCCGTCAAGATGTCTTGCCAGAGCGGTTGCTGCGTTGA
- the cdaA gene encoding diadenylate cyclase CdaA codes for MLAALWAWLQQFNFLSLLDWALAVFLLALALYYTRESRAGVLVRGFIVLLVLYLATASLPLVHLILDRLLLGAAVAMGVLFQPEFRRLLEQLARAIRMEWPSNAGDDEEDPEEDLVEELVQAVRELSQNRTGALIVIEPEQPIDSRVFTDKGVPLQARVSREILQTIFQTSTLLHDGAVVIHRNRIRAAGVILPVSERAASRQLGTRHRAAMGITEQTNCLCIVVSEETGSISLAEGGRIERPLTSAKLHELLVQRLRNPRDAKKRDAPLKGLWAHPWFRNGPLRWWGSLADLTKLFRKPEKTLPKD; via the coding sequence ATGCTGGCGGCCTTATGGGCTTGGCTACAGCAGTTTAACTTTCTCAGCCTCTTGGACTGGGCTCTGGCTGTCTTTCTGTTGGCTTTGGCTCTCTACTACACCCGCGAAAGTCGTGCTGGGGTGCTGGTGAGGGGATTTATAGTGCTGCTGGTGCTGTACCTGGCCACAGCCTCTCTCCCCTTGGTTCACCTGATCTTGGATCGCCTGCTCCTGGGCGCAGCTGTAGCCATGGGCGTGCTCTTTCAACCGGAGTTTCGCCGGCTGCTGGAGCAGTTGGCAAGAGCCATCCGCATGGAGTGGCCGAGCAACGCAGGCGATGACGAGGAGGATCCTGAGGAAGATTTGGTGGAAGAACTGGTGCAAGCAGTGCGAGAACTTTCCCAAAACCGCACAGGAGCGCTGATTGTGATTGAGCCGGAGCAACCAATTGACTCGCGGGTGTTTACCGACAAAGGAGTACCTCTCCAGGCGCGGGTGTCGCGGGAGATCTTGCAGACCATTTTCCAGACTTCAACTTTGTTGCATGATGGGGCTGTGGTCATCCATCGGAATCGCATTCGCGCAGCGGGGGTCATCCTGCCGGTTTCGGAGCGGGCCGCCTCCCGACAGCTGGGCACACGGCACCGCGCTGCGATGGGGATCACAGAGCAGACCAATTGCTTGTGTATTGTGGTCTCAGAAGAAACGGGATCCATTTCCCTGGCGGAGGGTGGGCGCATCGAGCGGCCTCTGACCAGTGCCAAGTTACACGAACTGCTGGTACAGCGGTTGCGCAATCCCCGCGATGCCAAAAAACGAGATGCTCCGCTAAAGGGATTGTGGGCCCACCCCTGGTTTCGCAATGGGCCGCTGCGCTGGTGGGGATCCCTTGCCGATCTGACTAAACTCTTTCGCAAACCTGAGAAAACCCTCCCGAAAGACTGA
- a CDS encoding cation-translocating P-type ATPase — MIPPDGSPLASVPAWHSLTLAAAIQKLQTDPDRGLTTQQVIQRQRQYGPNELITTSGRSSWQVLLDQFRNIMLLMLIAVAAISATLDLQEGEFPKDALAILLIVGLNGGLGYLQESRAEKALAALKKLASPTVRVERDGLWQEVPASQLVPGDRVLLEAGVQIPADGRLAEAVNLQVREAALTGEATPVTKQADCVLPPDIELGERRNMAFMGTEVIQGRGILLVTATGMNTELGKVAKLLQTVENEPTPLQRRMSQLGNVLVSGSLALVALVVGIGLLQAGSMAPFTSLLETSLSMAVAVVPEGLPAVITVTLAIGTQRMVRRHALIRRLPAVETLGSVTTICSDKTGTLTENKMVVTDIVTPDRHYHVSGSGYIPKGSFYCGGQPIDPGSAPDLQAILRAVVFCNDALLQASLQPVAGRNPRSAVSSPPSTPTWSILGDPTEAALLVAAAKANLHKGSLQERYPRVQELPFSSERKRMSVVIQENGGYCVYTKGSPELVLERCDRIQKGGTWQELSETDRQAILGTNNRLAAQGIRVLGVATQRLERIPDNGEEVEHNLVWLGLVGMHDAPRPEAREAVARCREAGIRTLMITGDHQLTAVAIARQLGILESEDQAIDGRTLSRLSFEELLQTVQTVRVYARVAPEHKLRIVQALQKQNEFVAMTGDGVNDAPALRQADIGIAMGITGTDVSKEASDMVLLDDNFATIVAAIEEGRVVYSNIRRFVKYILGSNIGEVLTVAAAPILGLGDVPLTPLQILWMNLVTDGLPALALALEPAEPGVMQRPPFNPKESIFAQGLGAYMVRIGVVFAISTILMMAIVEAYIPHWRTMVLTTLCIAQMGHALAVRSNEKLTIETNPFSNPYLLGAVLTTLLLQLALLYVPFLRSFFGTEELTRTELLICLGSSTVVMVWVELEKLYCRWRKGSR, encoded by the coding sequence ATGATCCCACCGGATGGATCCCCCCTTGCTTCTGTTCCTGCCTGGCATAGCCTCACCCTCGCCGCTGCCATCCAGAAGTTGCAGACCGATCCCGATCGTGGCCTCACCACTCAGCAGGTGATCCAGAGGCAGCGGCAATATGGCCCCAATGAGCTGATCACCACTTCTGGCCGTAGCTCCTGGCAAGTCCTGCTGGATCAATTCCGCAACATCATGCTGCTGATGCTGATCGCCGTAGCGGCGATCTCAGCCACTTTGGACTTGCAAGAAGGCGAGTTTCCCAAAGATGCCCTGGCCATTTTGTTGATCGTTGGCCTTAACGGTGGCCTGGGCTATTTGCAAGAAAGTCGGGCGGAAAAAGCGCTGGCGGCCCTGAAAAAACTGGCCTCCCCTACTGTGCGGGTGGAGCGGGATGGCCTGTGGCAAGAAGTTCCAGCCAGCCAACTGGTGCCGGGGGATCGCGTGCTGCTGGAAGCCGGGGTACAGATCCCAGCCGATGGGCGCTTGGCCGAGGCCGTGAACCTGCAGGTGCGGGAAGCAGCTTTGACCGGAGAAGCCACCCCTGTAACCAAACAGGCAGATTGCGTACTCCCGCCGGACATCGAGCTGGGGGAACGGCGCAACATGGCCTTCATGGGCACCGAAGTGATTCAGGGGCGAGGGATCCTCTTGGTTACTGCCACCGGCATGAACACGGAGCTGGGCAAGGTGGCGAAGCTGCTACAAACGGTGGAAAACGAGCCCACTCCCCTGCAGCGGCGCATGAGCCAACTGGGCAATGTGCTGGTGTCGGGATCCCTGGCTTTGGTGGCCTTGGTGGTGGGGATAGGGCTGCTGCAAGCCGGGAGCATGGCCCCTTTCACCTCGCTTCTGGAAACCTCCTTGAGCATGGCCGTGGCCGTGGTACCAGAGGGGCTGCCCGCGGTTATCACTGTCACCCTGGCCATTGGCACCCAACGCATGGTGCGCCGCCATGCCCTCATCCGCCGCCTGCCGGCAGTGGAGACCCTGGGATCCGTGACCACCATCTGCTCCGACAAAACCGGCACCCTCACGGAAAACAAAATGGTGGTGACCGACATCGTTACCCCCGACCGCCATTACCACGTCAGCGGCAGCGGTTACATTCCCAAGGGATCCTTCTACTGCGGCGGCCAGCCCATAGATCCCGGGAGCGCCCCGGATCTGCAGGCCATCTTGCGGGCCGTGGTGTTCTGCAACGATGCCCTGTTGCAGGCCAGTCTCCAACCTGTTGCCGGGCGTAACCCTCGGTCTGCAGTTTCTTCCCCCCCTTCAACGCCCACCTGGTCCATCCTGGGGGATCCCACCGAGGCCGCCCTGCTGGTGGCAGCCGCCAAGGCCAACCTCCACAAAGGCTCTTTACAGGAGCGCTACCCACGGGTGCAGGAGCTCCCCTTCAGCTCGGAACGAAAACGCATGAGCGTGGTGATCCAAGAAAACGGCGGCTACTGCGTCTACACCAAGGGATCCCCAGAGCTGGTGCTAGAGCGGTGTGATCGCATCCAGAAAGGGGGCACTTGGCAGGAGCTGTCGGAAACCGATCGCCAAGCCATCCTCGGCACCAACAACCGCCTGGCCGCCCAAGGTATCCGGGTTCTGGGGGTAGCCACCCAGAGGCTAGAGCGGATCCCGGACAACGGGGAAGAGGTGGAGCACAACCTGGTTTGGCTGGGCTTGGTGGGGATGCACGATGCTCCGCGACCAGAGGCGCGAGAGGCCGTGGCCCGCTGCCGAGAAGCCGGGATCCGCACGTTGATGATTACCGGCGACCACCAACTGACAGCTGTTGCCATTGCCCGCCAGCTGGGCATTCTCGAGTCGGAGGATCAGGCGATTGACGGGCGTACCCTCTCCCGCTTGAGTTTCGAGGAGCTGCTGCAAACGGTACAAACCGTCAGGGTCTATGCCCGCGTCGCCCCCGAGCACAAGCTGCGCATTGTCCAGGCCTTGCAAAAGCAAAACGAGTTCGTGGCCATGACCGGGGATGGGGTCAACGACGCCCCTGCCCTGCGCCAAGCGGATATCGGCATTGCCATGGGCATCACGGGCACCGATGTGAGCAAAGAGGCCAGCGATATGGTGCTGCTGGACGACAACTTCGCCACCATCGTGGCAGCCATTGAAGAAGGGCGAGTGGTTTACAGCAACATCCGCCGCTTTGTGAAGTACATTTTGGGCAGCAACATCGGTGAGGTGCTGACAGTGGCTGCTGCCCCCATCCTGGGCTTGGGGGATGTGCCGCTGACGCCCCTACAGATCCTGTGGATGAACCTGGTGACCGATGGCCTGCCCGCTCTGGCCTTGGCTTTGGAACCGGCGGAGCCAGGGGTGATGCAGCGCCCCCCCTTCAACCCCAAAGAGAGCATCTTCGCCCAGGGGCTGGGAGCCTACATGGTGCGCATCGGCGTGGTTTTTGCCATCTCCACAATCCTCATGATGGCCATTGTGGAAGCCTACATCCCCCACTGGCGCACGATGGTCCTCACCACCCTGTGTATCGCCCAGATGGGCCATGCGCTGGCCGTGCGCTCCAACGAGAAGCTCACCATCGAGACCAACCCTTTTTCCAACCCCTACCTGCTGGGCGCGGTCCTGACCACTCTGCTCTTGCAATTGGCTCTGCTCTATGTGCCTTTCTTGCGCAGCTTCTTTGGCACAGAGGAGCTAACCCGCACTGAACTTTTGATCTGCTTGGGCTCTAGCACCGTGGTTATGGTCTGGGTGGAGTTGGAAAAACTCTATTGCCGCTGGCGCAAGGGATCCCGCTGA
- a CDS encoding CPP1-like family protein has protein sequence MSPYQVLGISEEASFEEIQSARARLLASLGADEQQQERVEQAYDAILMQRLRLRKEGKIAVPDRIRYAEQRAAHPEPELSLPRPAAQNPPWVSRWLDTPSTADALWPAALLGGLGGWVILAPDEYPSLQLALGLMACIYFLYRKERRFIRAFLLALAGLSLGLMLAYGIALPLTGGDAPGALLVGITFTVMWLVTSFLR, from the coding sequence ATGAGTCCGTATCAGGTGTTGGGAATTAGCGAAGAAGCCTCTTTTGAAGAGATTCAATCGGCGCGGGCTCGGCTCCTGGCCAGCTTGGGCGCCGATGAACAGCAGCAAGAGCGGGTGGAGCAAGCCTACGATGCCATCCTGATGCAGCGCCTGCGCCTGCGCAAAGAGGGCAAAATCGCCGTTCCCGATCGCATTCGCTACGCCGAACAACGGGCTGCCCATCCTGAGCCGGAGCTGAGTTTGCCTCGCCCTGCTGCCCAAAATCCCCCCTGGGTCAGCCGCTGGTTGGATACCCCCTCTACCGCCGATGCCCTCTGGCCTGCGGCGCTGCTGGGTGGGCTGGGGGGTTGGGTTATCCTGGCTCCCGATGAGTACCCCTCGCTGCAACTGGCCTTGGGGCTGATGGCTTGTATCTATTTCCTGTACCGCAAAGAGCGCCGCTTCATTCGCGCTTTTCTCTTGGCCCTGGCGGGCCTGAGCCTGGGGCTGATGTTGGCCTACGGCATTGCCCTTCCTCTCACCGGTGGCGATGCTCCTGGTGCGCTGTTGGTGGGGATCACGTTTACGGTGATGTGGTTGGTGACCAGCTTTCTGCGCTAG
- a CDS encoding isoprenyl transferase: MTLSPAHLLQLPADLDPQLLPRHVAVVMDGNGRWAQKRGLPRSVGHQRGVAALKELLRCCDDWGIPALTAYAFSTENWGRAREEVDFLMTLFEQVLWQELGEMVQQGVRIQFAGQLSALPHSLQETIVHAVACTQHNKGICLTVALNYGGRQEILQACRSIATLVQQGLLQPDQIDEALFSQFLYTTGLSDPDLLIRTSGEMRISNFLLWQMAYTEQYFTPILWPDFDRAAFHQALLSYQSRQRRFGR, encoded by the coding sequence ATGACCCTTTCTCCTGCCCATCTTCTGCAGTTGCCTGCCGACCTAGATCCGCAGTTGTTGCCCCGCCATGTGGCGGTGGTGATGGATGGCAACGGGCGTTGGGCGCAAAAACGGGGCTTACCCCGCAGTGTTGGGCATCAGCGAGGGGTAGCGGCCCTGAAGGAGCTGCTGCGCTGTTGTGATGACTGGGGGATCCCAGCCCTTACCGCCTATGCCTTCTCCACCGAGAACTGGGGCCGGGCCCGCGAGGAGGTGGATTTTCTCATGACTTTGTTCGAGCAGGTGCTGTGGCAGGAATTGGGGGAAATGGTGCAGCAGGGGGTGCGCATCCAGTTTGCCGGCCAGTTGTCGGCTCTGCCCCACTCTCTGCAGGAAACCATCGTGCATGCGGTGGCCTGCACCCAGCACAACAAGGGCATTTGCCTGACGGTGGCCCTCAACTACGGGGGACGACAGGAGATCCTACAAGCCTGCCGCTCCATTGCCACCTTGGTGCAGCAGGGGCTGCTGCAGCCGGATCAGATTGACGAGGCCCTCTTTTCCCAATTTCTCTACACCACCGGCTTATCGGATCCTGATCTGCTGATCCGTACCAGCGGCGAGATGCGCATCAGCAACTTCCTGCTCTGGCAGATGGCCTACACCGAGCAGTATTTCACCCCCATCCTCTGGCCGGATTTCGACCGAGCCGCTTTTCACCAAGCCTTGCTTAGCTATCAGTCGCGGCAGCGGCGGTTTGGCAGGTGA
- a CDS encoding PAS domain-containing hybrid sensor histidine kinase/response regulator, with amino-acid sequence MHRELWAVGKTVGLVDPSGLAFWLLGSLFLALLLLGVSLGESQPLSVFRGILGSLSRRFPFQPPRGTPSPEARFRAALEASLDAIYLLEAVRDPVTREIRDFVFVDVNAKGEELISLQRRQIIGQRLCELLPINRWGGFFEKYKRVVETGIPLEEEFPISGQPGLKASWIHHQVVPVGDGILITSRDISERVKMERALQESESRYRALYEAIPDLIFELSAEGVILHCKPSPYVPTRHPPEFYVGCRAQDVFTGSLKEQYPSLAEGALVSQTPQYLEYEVEIEPGIRCYRRACVVAHGRDKVYILVRDITERKQAELALREMEATQRAILQAIPDLIVRLNRQGICLSFISGGDVHLDCPAERHLGRSLQEILPPALAEQRLFYVQQALATQTQQRYEYSIEVQGEVRYEEARIVPLNSQEVLAIVRDITEAKQAELALKAAEQVQRAILEAIPDLIFRLDSQGICLSFVWGGEVVPYSSPDTYVGRSLQELLPPELAERRLFFVQQAIATQTRQRYDQSIEIQGETRHEEVRIVPLNPQEVVVIVRDVTDRVRSQQAVQESEQKFRALFENAAVAILIRHAETGEILEANSQAISAYGFSSLEELRAFDASEQSPYRRALRGGEFSLQSYLEQARQQGSARFEWHWQRQDGRVVWEDVFVQPLVLRGIPCWVFTAVDITARKSAEAELEQFFSVALDLLCIADAQGYFRRLNRAWETTLGYSLQELQSRPFLEWVHPEDVPATQAAMQQLIEEKRLDHFVNRYRTQDGSYRFIEWRASLAGSLFYAAGRDITVAKLAEEQMKAAKEAAEAASRAKSEFLATISHEIRTPINAILGMTSLLLDTSLDPQQQDWVQTIRYGGEVLLNLINDILDFSKIESQKLELEEIPFSLPQLVEELLDLMAAQAQSKDLELVAWVDPSLPPTLIGDPNRLRQILANLLSNAIKFTPQGEVVVTVEAGERDPEKQWVNVQVRDTGIGIPPEKLDRLFKPFSQVDSSISRQFGGTGLGLAISQRLCQLMGGAIGVESQPGQGSTFRFRIPLKRPDQELLPTAAPDPCLAGKRVLLVEDNASQRQLLSRLLSAWGMEVTCCALAAEAQAAARTHSFDLALLDATLPGQDGLTLAANLRKAQPRLLPLVLTGRNFISTADPLPTLAKPVKASQLRKLLLGLVGEKAPSSLSSSPAAPPSIWDATLASRYPLQILVAEDNPVNQKVIRLMLERLGYRPDIVGNGLEAVQALRLRPYDLVLMDMQMPELDGLAATRRIRAELPPERQPRIVVLTANVFSEGRAAAQAAGVDGYLTKPLEPAALVRVLQGSLPLPIPASQEEDPPLDPVILAQMRAVFSSPEAWQEMIQTYRQDSEALLGSLRQALEQRDPQAIARLAHRLKGSSSTLGAKRLAELCQQLEKLVHAEPASSVKWDTIEQAVQKLEVAYRQVTLSLSS; translated from the coding sequence ATGCACAGAGAGCTATGGGCGGTAGGGAAAACGGTGGGCCTGGTGGATCCCTCTGGCCTTGCCTTTTGGCTGCTGGGATCCCTCTTCTTGGCTCTCCTGCTGCTTGGCGTCAGCCTGGGGGAAAGTCAGCCGCTTTCTGTCTTCAGAGGGATCCTGGGATCCCTTTCTCGAAGATTTCCCTTCCAACCTCCTAGAGGCACCCCCAGCCCAGAGGCTCGTTTTCGGGCAGCCTTGGAAGCCAGCTTGGATGCTATTTACCTGCTGGAGGCGGTGCGGGATCCCGTTACCCGCGAGATCCGCGACTTTGTCTTTGTGGATGTCAACGCCAAGGGGGAAGAGCTCATTTCCCTCCAGCGCCGGCAGATCATCGGCCAGCGGCTGTGCGAGCTGCTGCCCATCAACCGCTGGGGGGGCTTTTTTGAGAAATACAAGCGAGTGGTGGAAACCGGCATTCCTCTGGAAGAGGAGTTCCCCATTTCGGGGCAGCCGGGCTTGAAGGCCAGTTGGATCCATCACCAAGTGGTGCCGGTGGGCGATGGGATCCTCATCACCAGCCGCGACATCAGCGAGCGGGTCAAGATGGAGCGGGCTCTACAGGAAAGCGAGTCTCGCTACCGCGCCCTCTACGAGGCCATTCCCGACTTGATTTTTGAGCTCAGCGCCGAGGGAGTCATTCTTCATTGCAAGCCTTCCCCTTACGTTCCCACCCGACATCCGCCTGAGTTTTACGTGGGTTGCCGCGCCCAAGACGTGTTTACTGGCTCGCTGAAAGAGCAGTATCCATCTCTGGCGGAGGGGGCCTTGGTCAGCCAGACGCCGCAGTACCTAGAGTACGAAGTTGAGATTGAGCCGGGGATCCGCTGCTATCGGAGAGCCTGCGTTGTCGCTCACGGGAGAGACAAAGTTTACATCCTGGTGCGAGATATCACCGAGCGGAAACAGGCGGAGTTGGCCCTTAGAGAAATGGAAGCCACCCAGCGGGCCATTCTCCAAGCCATCCCCGACCTTATTGTTCGCCTGAATCGCCAGGGCATCTGCCTGAGTTTTATTTCCGGCGGCGATGTCCATCTTGACTGCCCAGCAGAGCGCCACTTAGGTCGATCCCTCCAGGAGATTCTGCCGCCAGCGCTGGCCGAGCAGCGGCTTTTCTATGTTCAGCAAGCCCTGGCCACCCAAACCCAACAGCGCTACGAGTACAGCATTGAAGTTCAAGGGGAGGTACGCTACGAAGAGGCCCGCATTGTCCCTCTCAACAGCCAGGAAGTCCTGGCAATCGTGCGGGATATTACAGAAGCCAAGCAGGCGGAGCTGGCCTTGAAAGCCGCTGAACAAGTGCAGCGAGCCATTCTAGAAGCCATTCCCGACTTGATCTTCCGCCTGGATAGCCAGGGCATTTGCTTGAGCTTTGTCTGGGGGGGCGAGGTTGTTCCCTATAGCTCACCCGACACCTACGTGGGCCGATCCCTGCAGGAGCTTTTGCCACCGGAGTTGGCCGAGCGGCGGCTTTTCTTTGTTCAGCAGGCTATAGCTACCCAGACGCGGCAGCGCTACGACCAAAGCATTGAGATTCAAGGAGAGACCCGCCACGAAGAGGTGCGCATTGTGCCCCTCAACCCCCAAGAGGTGGTGGTGATCGTCCGCGATGTAACCGACAGGGTGCGATCCCAGCAGGCCGTCCAGGAAAGCGAGCAGAAGTTCCGGGCGCTGTTCGAGAATGCCGCTGTGGCCATCCTCATCCGCCATGCCGAGACCGGCGAGATCCTGGAGGCCAACTCCCAAGCCATTTCGGCCTATGGCTTCTCCAGCCTGGAGGAGCTGCGGGCCTTCGACGCTTCCGAGCAGTCTCCCTATCGCCGGGCTCTTCGGGGCGGGGAGTTCTCGCTGCAGTCCTACTTGGAGCAAGCCCGCCAGCAGGGATCCGCCCGCTTTGAGTGGCACTGGCAGCGGCAGGATGGCCGAGTTGTCTGGGAAGACGTGTTTGTGCAGCCCCTTGTCTTGCGCGGGATCCCGTGTTGGGTGTTTACCGCGGTGGACATCACTGCCCGCAAGTCGGCAGAAGCGGAGCTGGAGCAGTTTTTCTCGGTGGCTCTGGATTTGCTTTGCATTGCCGATGCCCAAGGGTACTTTCGCCGTCTCAACCGAGCCTGGGAGACCACCCTGGGCTATTCTTTGCAGGAGCTGCAGAGCCGACCCTTTTTGGAGTGGGTTCACCCGGAAGATGTCCCCGCCACGCAGGCGGCCATGCAGCAGCTTATCGAAGAGAAACGGCTGGATCACTTTGTCAACCGCTACCGCACCCAGGACGGCAGCTATCGTTTCATCGAGTGGCGAGCCTCTTTGGCCGGATCCCTGTTCTACGCCGCCGGACGGGATATCACCGTAGCCAAGCTGGCAGAAGAGCAGATGAAAGCAGCCAAGGAAGCTGCCGAAGCCGCCAGCCGCGCCAAGAGCGAGTTCCTGGCCACCATCAGCCACGAGATCCGCACCCCCATCAACGCCATTTTGGGGATGACCAGTCTACTCCTGGACACCTCCTTGGATCCGCAGCAGCAGGATTGGGTACAGACCATCCGCTATGGAGGCGAGGTGCTGCTGAACCTAATCAACGACATCCTCGATTTCTCCAAGATCGAGTCCCAAAAACTGGAACTGGAGGAAATACCCTTTTCCTTGCCGCAGTTGGTGGAAGAGCTGCTGGATTTGATGGCCGCCCAAGCCCAGAGCAAGGATCTGGAACTGGTGGCTTGGGTGGATCCCAGCCTGCCGCCAACCTTGATAGGGGATCCCAACCGGCTGCGCCAAATCCTGGCCAATCTGCTCAGCAACGCCATCAAGTTCACCCCCCAGGGAGAGGTGGTGGTGACCGTCGAGGCCGGGGAGAGGGATCCTGAAAAGCAATGGGTCAACGTTCAGGTGCGGGATACAGGCATTGGCATTCCCCCCGAAAAATTGGATCGCCTCTTCAAGCCCTTCAGCCAGGTGGATAGCTCCATCAGCCGCCAGTTTGGGGGCACCGGCCTGGGCTTGGCCATCAGCCAGCGTCTCTGCCAGCTCATGGGGGGAGCAATCGGGGTGGAAAGTCAGCCGGGCCAGGGATCCACTTTTCGCTTTCGCATCCCCCTAAAGAGGCCAGACCAGGAGCTGTTGCCAACCGCCGCACCGGATCCGTGCTTGGCCGGCAAGCGGGTTTTGCTGGTGGAAGATAACGCCAGCCAACGGCAGTTGCTATCCCGACTGCTGAGCGCTTGGGGCATGGAGGTAACCTGTTGCGCCTTGGCAGCAGAAGCCCAGGCTGCAGCTAGAACCCATTCTTTTGACCTAGCCCTGCTGGATGCCACTCTGCCAGGCCAGGATGGCCTAACCTTGGCGGCTAACCTGCGGAAAGCGCAACCCCGCCTGTTACCGCTAGTGCTGACGGGGCGCAACTTCATCTCCACAGCAGACCCTCTCCCCACTTTGGCCAAGCCGGTCAAAGCCTCCCAACTGCGGAAGCTGCTGCTGGGGCTGGTGGGAGAAAAAGCTCCTTCCTCCTTATCTTCCTCTCCCGCCGCTCCTCCCTCCATTTGGGACGCGACCCTGGCCAGCCGCTACCCACTGCAGATCCTGGTGGCAGAGGATAACCCGGTTAACCAGAAGGTGATTCGCCTCATGCTGGAGCGGTTGGGCTACCGGCCCGACATAGTCGGCAACGGTCTGGAAGCCGTCCAAGCTCTGCGCCTGCGACCCTACGATCTGGTGTTGATGGATATGCAAATGCCGGAGCTGGATGGTCTTGCGGCCACCCGTCGCATCCGCGCTGAACTGCCTCCTGAGCGCCAGCCTCGCATTGTTGTCCTCACGGCCAATGTGTTTTCGGAAGGCCGTGCTGCTGCCCAAGCTGCTGGGGTAGATGGCTATCTAACCAAACCCTTGGAGCCAGCCGCCCTAGTCCGGGTTCTTCAGGGATCCCTTCCCCTTCCCATCCCGGCCAGCCAAGAAGAGGATCCGCCCCTCGACCCCGTTATCCTCGCCCAGATGCGAGCAGTCTTCAGCTCTCCAGAAGCCTGGCAGGAGATGATCCAAACCTACCGGCAGGACAGCGAAGCTCTATTGGGATCCCTGCGGCAGGCCCTAGAGCAGCGGGATCCCCAAGCCATTGCTCGGTTGGCCCACCGCCTCAAGGGCAGCAGCAGCACCCTGGGCGCCAAACGTCTGGCCGAGCTGTGTCAGCAGTTGGAAAAGCTGGTTCATGCCGAGCCAGCCAGTTCTGTAAAATGGGATACTATAGAGCAAGCCGTGCAGAAGCTGGAGGTGGCATATCGGCAAGTTACCCTCAGTCTCTCCTCCTGA